In Hylaeus volcanicus isolate JK05 unplaced genomic scaffold, UHH_iyHylVolc1.0_haploid 12237, whole genome shotgun sequence, the genomic stretch ATTGAACTAAacttacatttttaatgtatttgttgaacgacttttgaaaaaaacaagGGTTCTCTAATGTAACTCATAAGCCGCATCCCAGCATTTTAATGTAATCAAAACAATttgataaaaggaaaaaaacatgattttttcttaaattcatGTTAAAATGTACGCAATAATGATGGATcaaagttgtaaaaaaattctcttaaaaatgctaacaaaaatgtttgaaaaattcttcatGGATATAAAACTGTGGTTTTAGAATGAGATATATACGTGATGTCGAGCGATACACAATTTGATATAATTCGACCGACCTCCGCTAGGTCTAGTGATGTGGTTTTCactacatgaaaatattaaaataaaaaaaatgaaaattttttaatcgttgcttgtgaaaaattgttttatggcataataaaaaataaaaaaaacgtcTTGAGTCTGTTCTTTAATAGAAATCTTTTTTTAGAAACTACTCACTGAAATtgcgaaattttaaatattatatatttcatgttttttaaaaaaacgaaattatgcattgaacgaaataaaaaagttctttgatagttaagaaaaaatggtaaatttccttatttctGAGTAAGCGTGTTAAAAAACGCTTACACTCGGTATGTGTAGATGGGTGAAACACTTATGTTAAGGTTGATGTGGTTTTTCTAGTATAGAGATAAAGTTTAAAGTATGTGGAAAGGCTTATACATAATTTCAAACATATGTTCCACATACCATTTGTTCTTATATTGTACATTCAGTATCTGGGTAAcacattttaatagaaaaataagagtgaacatttttttttttttttttttttctcgatatagaaaaatgcgttccttcaaacatttttctcaaagTATTTTAGTGTCCTTAACATTTGCTTATTTTGTTTATGAGACTCTGTTGATGTTAATGGGGGTGCGAATAAATCTAATGATCCGTGTGATGGGACaacaagaagaaattattcaaatatcccAACCTTATATGGCAAAGTCTGTTAGTCTCTTTAATGAATCGGACCAAACAGGGTATGGAAAGAATTCAAATGCAACCATTGCTTACTACCCTGACActatttttttacaagaacataaaaatattttgtatagaaaCAGTTCTGttctaaatgaaaacaaaaatcctaCATATACTATTATTGAGGATCCTGTGAAAcgattttatgtaataaactCTTCTGATATCCCAACACAACAATTTTCTCAATACATAATAATGTCTCCCTCATTCAATGaagtagataaaaatacagtttatTATGGAAGGCCTAATTTTTTATCAACTCCATCCCGATTCGTAACTCCTGTGGAGTCTGCAGTGGTAAACAATCAATCGAATACGGGTAGCTTAAATCAAGTACCCATTGAAATGATTCCTTTGGAAGGTGCACAAACCAATTCAGCTGATGCCAATGTTGCTCTCACAGTAACagaaaattcaacaataaCAAATCAAGCATATCTTTACAAGAGTGCTGCTTTAAACAACAACAATTCTCTTTATTTGACGTCTCCTACTTATCAAGTCCCAGTACAGCCTCAGTGGAATATATCCACTGAACAATTTAGACCGAATTCACCAGAATTCTCACCACCCGTAGTATCTCAAAGTCTTATAGGCGAAACAAGTCCAGTGACCTTGCCAACCTTATTAGAGCCGGTACCCAGTGGTGCATCGCAAATTCTTACTAACCATGAAAAAAACATTACTAACATTACTCTCACAAATGGAAAACCCAATTTAAACGAGACCAATAATTcctattatattttaacgcGTCCGGTGTCCGcagaatatattaataaatctaGTCTAGCAGGCGTATTTTTCGATTCGACGCAGAACAACCaagaaaataatgcaaaatgGGAGATAGACTATAGAGACGCGCCTTATTTAATAAGGCGTCAGTCGAAAggtagaaaatttgtattcatttaaagtaaaaaataatttgtatgcAATAGATTCCGTTAAAAGTGATGGAATAAAACTCACTGAAGACGTTTCGAATCAACCGTTCATTTATCGTGAACCAAATAATAACCAAAGGAACAATAACCAATCAAATATATCAGTAGAAAATGTTGTCGTTCATACCGTGAGTCAGACACCACCgttaaaaaaggaagaagaaataacaaacttttcattttataatatttcatcacCGGGTCTTTACAAGTTGCATGGAACATCACTTTTACCTATTCTTCCTGACTCTATTGAAGCTCTCTCTATTAAAAGGCAGAATAATGCTCAAATGCTTTCAAATGAACCACAGGATTCAATGTCAAATCAAATGAACCAGTCTCCTAATCCGACTGACACTGATGTTTCTTATCCAAACCTTATTTATGCTAATTCgcagtcaaatttttttcccaTGGCCAACATGAGTGAACATTCGCAATATCTTCAAGAAAATGACACAGTACTATCCAACACTATATTAAACCATATGAAGAACGATATGATGCAATCATTacaaaaaattccttttgaTAATCCACAAACTGTCACGCAATCAGTGCTCATAAGCCCAAATGAAGTCTCCACCTGGTCTTCCGTTAACAATAGTATGCAAGAAAGCAACCCAAACGTGTAAAGTTATAAAAAGCAAAATggttttgaaattgtttcaaaaaacCAATCTTTGAATCTGGTGTATCAAATGTAAAGACGTGGACGGATTAAACAATTAAGAACTTGTTGATCCCTGTTGTAAACTGGTTTCTACTTAAGAACACAgtagttaaattatttttgagttAGTTTTTAGTTGAAAGTAGCACTGCTTTGGTTGTGTATAAAATgacattcaatttattatatttaagatttaaaataaaaaagtaaccAACACCTAAATAGCATTGGTCCACAATTCAAAACCTGCCGCGAAAATCTAAACaagtttttcgttttttatgCATTGTGAGCACAGTGAATGAAAGTTATAAAATCGGTtctttcgatttaaaatatgttttacttttttcgataaaaatacaaagttcaCGGTTGTTTATTAAAggttatttgttttttgtaatCACCAATTTGAGTGCATGAAAACTTAATAACTCACGATTATTCGCATATTCAACTCATTTGTTTTGACGCATaggaaggaaataattaagaaaatattttgatgattatgcgaaaatttcttttgtttgtaatatttaaaaaagatgcATACTTGAATTAATAGCGCTAATGATAAGCAAATAGAAACagaatctaataaaattcaagagtAACTAACGTAGGACACATACGAAAATATATCggaattttcaaatgaaagttGGGTTGCCTTAAAAAAGTAAGCAAGGTTCAATCAGGCCATATATGTGGTTGTGATGAAAAAATCGGTGTTAGACTCGCGACATGGCAGCATAATAATTCTCACGTAGGGTTTCCAGTTGTCGAAAAAAGCATGCTGTGTCTA encodes the following:
- the LOC128884264 gene encoding uncharacterized protein LOC128884264, giving the protein MRSFKHFSQSILVSLTFAYFVYETLLMLMGVRINLMIRVMGQQEEIIQISQPYMAKSVSLFNESDQTGYGKNSNATIAYYPDTIFLQEHKNILYRNSSVLNENKNPTYTIIEDPVKRFYVINSSDIPTQQFSQYIIMSPSFNEVDKNTVYYGRPNFLSTPSRFVTPVESAVVNNQSNTGSLNQVPIEMIPLEGAQTNSADANVALTVTENSTITNQAYLYKSAALNNNNSLYLTSPTYQVPVQPQWNISTEQFRPNSPEFSPPVVSQSLIGETSPVTLPTLLEPVPSGASQILTNHEKNITNITLTNGKPNLNETNNSYYILTRPVSAEYINKSSLAGVFFDSTQNNQENNAKWEIDYRDAPYLIRRQSKDSVKSDGIKLTEDVSNQPFIYREPNNNQRNNNQSNISVENVVVHTVSQTPPLKKEEEITNFSFYNISSPGLYKLHGTSLLPILPDSIEALSIKRQNNAQMLSNEPQDSMSNQMNQSPNPTDTDVSYPNLIYANSQSNFFPMANMSEHSQYLQENDTVLSNTILNHMKNDMMQSLQKIPFDNPQTVTQSVLISPNEVSTWSSVNNSMQESNPNV